A window from Flavobacterium gyeonganense encodes these proteins:
- a CDS encoding 6-pyruvoyl trahydropterin synthase family protein — translation MKVTISRKAHFNAAHRLYRKDWTFEKNDEVFGKCNNPSFHGHNYGLTVSVTGKIDPETGFVLDVKILADIIREEVEVPFDHKNLNLDVPEFQDLNPTAENIAVVIWNKIRKRIQPDFDLEVVLYETDRNFVTYKGE, via the coding sequence ATGAAAGTAACCATATCAAGAAAAGCGCATTTTAATGCTGCACATCGATTATATAGAAAAGACTGGACATTTGAAAAAAATGATGAAGTTTTTGGAAAATGTAACAATCCTAGTTTTCATGGTCATAATTATGGTTTAACAGTAAGTGTTACAGGAAAAATTGACCCGGAAACCGGTTTTGTTTTAGATGTGAAAATATTAGCGGATATTATACGTGAAGAAGTAGAAGTTCCGTTTGATCACAAAAACCTGAATCTGGATGTTCCGGAGTTTCAGGATTTGAATCCAACTGCAGAAAATATTGCCGTTGTGATATGGAATAAAATCAGAAAAAGAATTCAGCCCGATTTTGATTTAGAAGTCGTGCTTTATGAAACAGACCGCAATTTTGTAACTTATAAAGGAGAATAA
- the idi gene encoding isopentenyl-diphosphate Delta-isomerase: MIEENVILVNQNDEQIGLMPKLEAHEKAVLHRAFSVFVLNSKNEIMLQQRAHQKYHSPLLWTNTCCSHQREGESNIEAGSRRLFEEMGFKTELKELFHFIYKAPFDNGLTEHELDHVMIGYYNENPEINLEEVEDWKWMKIEDIKEDIEKHPEIYTVWFKIIFDEFYHYLEDHKI; encoded by the coding sequence ATGATAGAAGAAAACGTAATACTAGTCAACCAAAATGATGAGCAGATTGGCTTGATGCCAAAATTAGAAGCACATGAAAAAGCCGTTTTACATCGTGCTTTCTCAGTTTTTGTTTTAAACAGTAAAAATGAAATCATGCTGCAGCAACGTGCACATCAAAAATATCATTCGCCTTTGTTATGGACCAACACATGCTGCAGTCATCAGCGTGAAGGAGAGTCAAATATAGAAGCGGGTAGCAGACGACTGTTTGAGGAAATGGGTTTTAAAACCGAATTAAAAGAGCTGTTTCATTTTATATACAAAGCACCTTTTGATAATGGCCTGACCGAACATGAACTTGATCACGTCATGATTGGGTATTACAATGAAAATCCGGAAATTAATTTAGAAGAAGTAGAGGATTGGAAATGGATGAAAATTGAGGATATAAAAGAAGATATTGAAAAGCACCCCGAAATATATACTGTCTGGTTTAAAATAATTTTTGATGAATTTTATCATTATTTGGAAGACCACAAGATTTAA
- the msrB gene encoding peptide-methionine (R)-S-oxide reductase MsrB — translation MKTRTQFFRLCFLILVFIFQACGQSSKKNNTQTSTMGNKINKPGNPYYSNTDSTKLNVTDAEWKKVLPEDVYAVMREADTERPFTGKYWNTDEKGTYYCASCGNKLFRSGTKFASNCGWPSFFEQDNKKSVVYKNDNSLGMERIEALCGRCNGHLGHLFDDGPPPTGKRYCMNSIAMDFIPDNK, via the coding sequence ATGAAAACAAGAACACAATTTTTCAGGCTTTGCTTTTTAATTCTGGTATTTATTTTTCAGGCTTGTGGACAATCATCAAAAAAAAACAATACACAAACTTCTACCATGGGAAATAAAATAAATAAACCCGGAAATCCTTATTATTCAAATACAGATTCTACCAAATTAAATGTAACGGATGCAGAATGGAAAAAAGTACTTCCTGAAGACGTGTACGCAGTAATGCGTGAAGCTGACACCGAAAGACCTTTTACAGGAAAATATTGGAATACTGATGAAAAAGGCACTTATTACTGCGCTTCATGTGGAAACAAACTCTTCAGATCGGGTACTAAATTTGCAAGCAATTGCGGGTGGCCAAGTTTTTTTGAACAAGACAATAAAAAAAGTGTCGTTTATAAAAATGATAATTCGTTAGGCATGGAAAGAATTGAAGCACTTTGCGGAAGATGCAACGGACATTTAGGTCATTTATTTGATGATGGCCCGCCACCAACAGGAAAACGCTACTGTATGAATTCGATTGCAATGGATTTCATTCCAGATAACAAATAA
- the msrA gene encoding peptide-methionine (S)-S-oxide reductase MsrA — MKKILLICFFVFSLNGFSQKKTVDIETITLGGGCYWCVEAVYENLNGVKSVVSGYAGGKTVNPTYEEVCTGKTGHAEVVQITYDKNITNINEIFKVFFTVHDPTTLNRQGADVGTQYRSAIFYTNEEQKKAAQNIIAELNKAKVYDSPIVTKIEPLTKFYKAENYHQNYFANNKNQPYCKMVIQPKIEKFEKVFKDKLKNKP, encoded by the coding sequence ATGAAAAAAATACTTTTAATCTGTTTTTTTGTTTTCTCATTGAACGGATTCTCTCAGAAAAAAACAGTCGATATTGAAACTATTACACTTGGTGGAGGATGTTATTGGTGTGTCGAAGCTGTTTATGAAAATCTAAATGGAGTAAAATCTGTTGTTTCCGGTTATGCCGGAGGTAAAACAGTTAATCCAACCTATGAAGAAGTCTGCACGGGTAAAACGGGTCACGCCGAAGTGGTACAAATTACTTATGATAAAAACATAACAAACATTAATGAAATCTTCAAGGTTTTCTTTACTGTCCACGACCCTACTACATTGAACAGACAAGGCGCTGATGTGGGTACCCAATATCGTTCTGCAATTTTTTATACAAATGAAGAACAAAAAAAGGCTGCTCAAAACATTATTGCAGAACTTAATAAGGCAAAAGTTTACGACAGCCCGATTGTAACCAAAATAGAACCGCTTACAAAATTTTATAAGGCCGAAAATTACCATCAGAATTATTTTGCCAACAACAAAAACCAACCCTATTGTAAAATGGTGATTCAGCCTAAAATCGAAAAGTTTGAAAAAGTTTTTAAAGACAAACTAAAAAATAAACCTTAA
- a CDS encoding polysaccharide lyase family 7 protein, with protein sequence MKKIRTYLLLLFASTTFIIHAQKAPKIDLTLWKLTIPEGSVTTYKAPKLLDYSENVEITKFMFNDLTDRSLVFYVYPSIKSKRSFNKTDLKEQNSFGGDASWSFKQGAKLKASIKMGDISKKNDQYPRVIFAQIGGRLKEDQVNQIGAKDKSAPSILKVFWDNGYVKLRSKRLADPSITGIDILKEDSWIDDDGYTFKNKVDFDKFNFQIEISDGKMEVSVNGEKKVYSGGDYKLWNSFDNYFTVGCNLQGDQTGAFANVKFYSLDVTH encoded by the coding sequence ATGAAAAAAATTAGAACTTATCTTTTATTATTATTCGCAAGTACTACTTTTATAATTCATGCCCAAAAAGCACCAAAAATAGATTTGACTTTATGGAAGTTAACTATTCCTGAAGGTTCGGTAACCACTTACAAAGCACCAAAACTTTTGGATTATTCTGAAAATGTTGAAATTACTAAATTCATGTTCAATGATTTGACTGACAGGTCTTTGGTTTTTTATGTTTATCCTTCTATCAAATCGAAAAGATCTTTTAATAAAACAGATCTAAAAGAGCAAAACTCATTTGGAGGTGATGCAAGCTGGTCTTTTAAACAAGGTGCAAAATTAAAAGCTTCGATTAAAATGGGGGATATTTCTAAAAAAAATGACCAATATCCGCGTGTTATATTTGCTCAGATTGGAGGAAGGTTAAAAGAAGATCAGGTTAATCAAATTGGTGCCAAAGATAAATCTGCTCCATCAATCTTAAAAGTTTTTTGGGATAATGGATATGTGAAATTGAGATCAAAGAGGTTAGCAGATCCTTCTATTACAGGCATTGATATTTTAAAAGAAGATTCGTGGATTGATGATGATGGTTATACTTTTAAAAATAAAGTTGATTTTGATAAATTTAATTTCCAGATTGAAATTAGTGATGGAAAGATGGAAGTTAGTGTAAACGGTGAGAAAAAAGTGTATTCTGGAGGTGATTACAAACTATGGAATTCATTTGATAATTATTTTACTGTTGGATGTAATCTTCAGGGAGATCAAACAGGAGCATTCGCAAATGTGAAATTTTACTCATTAGATGTTACTCACTAA